One genomic window of Fusobacterium simiae includes the following:
- a CDS encoding ATP-dependent DNA helicase gives MSNLNKKQFEAVETVDGPVVIIAGPGTGKTKTLVERAVNILVNKKVEAKKIMITTFTNKAAKELELRINEKLEELNENIDISDMYLGTMHSIWTRLIQENITYSNFFDNFELMSGDYEQHFFIYSRLKEYKILEDYQKFFDNLSYNENKYRSDWQKSSFLRNKINDLNENAIDIESIQTSDIYINFIKSAYKLYEKQLFENNIVDFSYLQVEFLNMLLKNKEFLEKINNNFDYIMIDEYQDSNKIQEKILLSISKNKKNICVVGDEDQSIYRFRGASAENILNFSKHFNDDKCKLIVLNENYRSVNDIVEFNNKWIKAINWHGNRFDKNIVSMRKNDFMSHNVFHISGSTSDENIRNTVTFIKKLKQNNKITNYNQIAVLFSHFKDRSAKKLEEALKKEQIEVYSPRTKVFFEMYEIKLTFGVILACFKKYFPEEALDIYLLECLDLARLEIRKDSDFLTWIKEKIENITEYSFNSLNEIFYEILNFSYYKNVLKEESSIEARANHNLAILSKIFKNFQKYVRYQKISVDNDFSIIKYFFTKYLEILKQSRVDEIFSEEDYPNDCIPFLTIHQSKGLEFPVVIVFSLYSTPNVSGDLSRQTSIDRLINSNSKITEIEKEYFDFYRKFYVAFSRAKNLLVLSCYEKGVSENFKPFFYSVRGVNSLQFDINNINLDKVTEKDERKVLSYTTDIALYRYCPMKYFLVREKEYSTFEKRIFSLGIITHKAIEHINKLFLQKQELFSDDYIENLVKNIYRFQNIDLDKNVNKIIDIIKKYVEDENENFKYIKKVEASEFRVEDNYILYGQIDLILEDENEIKIIDFKTGKYNEYFSDYRQQLSLYKLLLQKKYTKDIKTYLYYLEEDEPKKEIIIDEEDLIEDLKNINKTSQDILDRKFNKIPYNQNTCGLCEFKNYCWGIQ, from the coding sequence ATGTCAAATTTGAATAAAAAACAATTTGAAGCAGTTGAAACTGTTGATGGTCCTGTTGTAATAATAGCAGGACCTGGAACAGGGAAAACAAAAACTCTTGTTGAAAGAGCTGTAAATATTCTTGTCAATAAAAAAGTAGAAGCTAAAAAAATTATGATAACTACTTTTACAAATAAAGCTGCTAAAGAATTGGAACTTAGAATAAATGAAAAATTAGAGGAATTAAATGAAAATATAGATATAAGTGATATGTACTTAGGGACTATGCACTCTATATGGACAAGACTTATACAAGAAAATATCACTTATTCTAATTTTTTTGATAATTTTGAGCTTATGAGTGGAGATTATGAGCAACATTTTTTTATTTATTCCAGATTAAAAGAATACAAAATTTTAGAAGATTATCAAAAATTTTTTGATAATCTTTCTTATAATGAAAATAAATACAGAAGTGATTGGCAAAAGAGCTCTTTTCTTAGAAATAAAATAAATGACTTAAATGAAAATGCAATAGATATTGAAAGTATACAAACTTCTGATATCTATATAAATTTTATAAAATCTGCTTACAAACTTTATGAAAAACAACTTTTTGAAAATAATATAGTTGATTTTTCTTATCTACAAGTTGAATTTTTAAATATGCTTTTAAAGAATAAAGAATTTTTAGAAAAGATAAATAATAATTTTGACTATATTATGATTGATGAATATCAAGACAGTAATAAAATTCAAGAAAAGATATTACTTTCTATTTCAAAAAATAAAAAAAATATCTGTGTTGTAGGAGATGAAGACCAATCTATATATAGATTTAGGGGAGCTAGTGCTGAAAATATTTTAAATTTTTCTAAACATTTTAATGATGATAAATGTAAACTTATAGTTTTAAATGAAAATTATAGGTCAGTGAATGATATAGTTGAATTTAATAATAAGTGGATAAAGGCTATAAATTGGCATGGAAATAGATTTGACAAAAATATAGTATCTATGAGAAAAAATGATTTTATGTCCCATAATGTTTTTCATATCTCTGGAAGTACCTCAGATGAAAATATTAGAAACACTGTTACCTTTATAAAAAAATTAAAACAAAACAATAAAATTACAAACTATAATCAAATTGCTGTCTTATTTTCACACTTTAAAGATAGGTCTGCCAAAAAATTGGAAGAGGCTTTAAAAAAAGAGCAAATTGAAGTATATTCTCCAAGAACAAAAGTTTTTTTTGAAATGTATGAAATTAAATTAACTTTTGGAGTTATTTTAGCTTGTTTCAAAAAATACTTTCCAGAAGAAGCCTTAGATATATATTTATTAGAGTGTTTAGATTTAGCTAGGTTAGAGATTAGAAAAGATAGTGACTTTTTAACTTGGATTAAAGAAAAAATTGAGAATATTACTGAATATAGTTTTAATTCTTTAAATGAAATTTTTTATGAAATATTAAATTTTTCTTACTATAAAAATGTCTTAAAAGAAGAAAGTTCTATTGAAGCGAGAGCTAATCACAATTTAGCCATACTTAGTAAAATATTTAAAAACTTTCAAAAATATGTTCGTTATCAAAAGATAAGTGTTGATAATGATTTTTCTATAATTAAATACTTTTTTACTAAATATTTAGAAATTTTAAAACAATCAAGAGTTGATGAGATTTTTTCAGAGGAAGATTACCCTAATGATTGTATACCATTTTTAACTATACATCAGTCAAAAGGTTTAGAATTTCCTGTGGTTATTGTATTTTCTTTGTATTCCACACCTAATGTGAGTGGAGATTTATCAAGACAAACAAGTATAGATAGACTTATCAATTCAAATTCTAAAATTACTGAAATAGAAAAAGAATATTTTGATTTTTACAGAAAATTTTATGTGGCTTTCAGTAGAGCAAAAAATTTATTAGTTTTAAGTTGCTATGAAAAAGGAGTATCTGAAAATTTTAAACCTTTCTTCTATTCAGTTCGTGGAGTAAATAGCTTACAATTTGATATAAATAACATAAATTTAGATAAAGTTACAGAAAAAGATGAAAGAAAAGTTTTATCCTATACAACTGATATAGCATTATATAGATATTGTCCTATGAAATATTTTTTAGTTAGAGAAAAAGAATATTCCACTTTTGAAAAGAGAATATTTAGCTTAGGTATAATAACTCACAAAGCAATAGAACATATAAATAAATTATTTTTACAAAAACAAGAACTTTTTTCTGATGACTATATAGAAAATTTAGTAAAAAATATTTATAGATTTCAAAATATAGATTTAGATAAGAATGTCAATAAAATAATAGATATTATTAAAAAATATGTTGAAGATGAAAATGAAAATTTTAAATATATTAAAAAGGTTGAAGCTTCTGAATTTAGGGTTGAAGATAACTATATTTTATATGGGCAAATAGATTTAATCTTAGAAGATGAAAATGAAATAAAAATTATAGATTTTAAAACAGGAAAATATAATGAATATTTTTCAGATTATAGGCAACAATTATCATTGTATAAGTTATTACTTCAAAAAAAATATACAAAAGATATAAAAACTTATCTATATTATTTAGAAGAAGATGAGCCTAAAAAAGAAATTATAATTGATGAGGAAGATTTAATAGAGGATTTGAAAAACATAAATAAAACAAGCCAAGATATTTTAGATAGGAAATTTAATAAAATTCCATATAATCAAAATACCTGTGGGCTTTGTGAATTTAAAAACTATTGTTGGGGGATACAATGA
- a CDS encoding metallophosphoesterase family protein produces MKIVHCSDLHLGKRVSGNKDYVNKRYRDFFIAFATFVDKVRELKPDICIIAGDIFDKKEINPDILSKTEYLFKQLRDNVKKEIIAIEGNHDNARILEESWLEYLQEQNILKVFYYNKDFEEKNYLKIDDVNFYPVGYPGFMIDEALTKLSEKLNPNEKNIVIVHTGISGGTNTLPGLVSTSILDLFKDKAIYIAGGHIHSFTTYPKEKPYFFVSGSLEFSNIQNEKSDKKGFILFDTDTLDYEFIEIKHRKRIKKDFSYTNFSDLENEFENFVKNLNLTDEEILVISMSVNNNDYINIENLENIAEKNGALKTYILIKNILNIGDSDESSSDLSIEEIEKNLINTWNISEIENFSKNFIRLKELFSNNDKDSFLELFDKTLEVNGDDN; encoded by the coding sequence ATGAAAATAGTACATTGTTCAGATTTGCATTTAGGCAAAAGAGTTAGTGGAAATAAAGACTATGTAAATAAAAGATACAGGGATTTTTTTATTGCTTTTGCTACTTTTGTGGATAAGGTAAGAGAGTTAAAACCTGATATCTGTATAATTGCTGGGGATATTTTTGACAAGAAAGAAATAAACCCTGATATACTTTCAAAAACTGAATATCTATTTAAACAATTAAGAGATAATGTAAAAAAAGAAATAATAGCTATTGAGGGAAATCACGACAATGCTAGAATTTTAGAAGAATCTTGGCTTGAATATCTACAAGAACAGAATATTTTAAAAGTTTTTTACTATAATAAAGATTTTGAAGAAAAAAATTATCTAAAAATAGATGATGTTAATTTTTATCCTGTGGGCTATCCTGGTTTTATGATAGATGAAGCCTTGACTAAACTTTCTGAAAAATTGAATCCAAATGAAAAAAATATAGTTATAGTCCATACAGGAATTTCAGGAGGAACTAATACTCTTCCCGGCTTAGTTTCCACTTCTATACTAGATTTATTTAAGGATAAGGCTATATATATTGCAGGCGGGCATATACATTCATTTACAACTTATCCTAAGGAAAAACCTTATTTTTTTGTTTCAGGTTCTTTGGAATTTTCTAATATACAAAATGAAAAATCTGACAAAAAAGGCTTTATACTATTTGATACTGATACTCTTGACTATGAATTTATAGAAATAAAACATAGAAAAAGGATAAAAAAAGATTTCTCATACACTAATTTTTCTGATTTAGAAAATGAATTTGAAAACTTTGTAAAAAATTTGAATTTGACAGATGAGGAAATTTTAGTTATTTCTATGTCTGTAAATAATAATGACTATATAAATATAGAAAACTTAGAAAATATTGCTGAAAAGAATGGGGCTTTAAAGACATATATTTTAATTAAAAATATTTTAAATATTGGAGATAGTGATGAAAGTTCTTCTGATTTAAGTATAGAGGAAATAGAGAAAAATTTAATAAACACTTGGAATATTTCTGAAATTGAAAATTTTTCTAAAAATTTTATCAGACTTAAAGAATTATTTTCTAATAATGATAAGGATAGTTTTTTAGAATTATTTGATAAAACTTTGGAGGTGAATGGAGATGATAATTAA
- a CDS encoding AAA family ATPase yields the protein MIIKKVQLENYRSHSNITVDFTKGINLILGKNGRGKTSILEAISTVMFNTKDRNGKETGRSYIKYGEKKSLVDINFIANDGREYNLKTEFFQKKPKKQILKDMAGFEYDENIQEKLEELCGIKKGFEETYENIVIAKQNEFINIFKAKPKDREEIFNKIFNTQIYKEMYDSFLKEAVDKYKEEVKDLSYQLNSLKDNMEDKEQVLNFLKDEEKEKKNLQENQGKILSVEKTLSNEIKDYETTEIELDTLIKNIKDEEIKIKKYIGLLKENIIEARQAKKSKIIVEKTEKSYLEYMEIENKLKDLRENLNNLLEEQKLNTLYKNSIEKLELNNKTLKVDISNLEENLSKNSEIKDNLEKEILELENKEKNLNLKLKEYTNLLDKLVKLEDLKKEKVEGKLKKTTEIDILQKDLFSKKDLFKIINIGEIEKKLSNFQELEKEVKFLEEQKIIFETEIKTLKKSSKELTDKVCPFLNENCENLKDKEAGDYFSSKISLKTEELEKVKEVIKEKSQILLEKEVFEDKKKQYFELKKLIENIEISLKNEELNLKEIELDIKTLDMNIQKLIENQDFKDSLMLREKKKELEVELRNLNLDEKRENLKNLVENLDLEKTKILKNQDLIKENIIQIGVYSKKIKMDTDTNIENSKIEIKNFENKLDILKNSYNEYMKNIIFAEDLENLLIKVEKNIKELYSLRANKNLLKEKSLILKEKIKNIKIDELKEKYIMIKEELNDINKKLGSSQEKIENYNKILEKISSQEEKQKKLLIEFKKLENKLNKANLIRNEVGQMGRAISKYMLSGISNIASVNFNKITGRTERIEWSNEEKDKYAVYLVGQERKIAFEQLSGGEQVSVAIAIRGTMTEYFTNSKFMILDEPTNNLDTERKKLLAEYMGEILNNLDQSIIVTHDDTFREMAEKIIEL from the coding sequence ATGATAATTAAAAAAGTGCAACTTGAAAATTATCGTTCTCATTCTAATATAACTGTTGATTTTACTAAGGGAATAAACCTTATTTTAGGAAAGAATGGGAGAGGTAAAACTTCTATACTGGAAGCTATCAGTACAGTTATGTTTAATACTAAGGATAGAAATGGGAAAGAAACAGGTAGAAGCTATATTAAATATGGAGAAAAAAAATCTTTAGTAGATATAAATTTTATTGCAAATGATGGCAGAGAATACAATTTAAAAACTGAATTTTTTCAAAAGAAACCCAAAAAACAAATTTTAAAAGATATGGCTGGCTTTGAGTATGATGAAAATATACAAGAAAAACTGGAAGAACTTTGTGGAATAAAAAAAGGTTTTGAAGAAACTTATGAAAATATAGTTATAGCTAAGCAAAATGAATTTATAAATATTTTTAAGGCTAAACCTAAGGATAGGGAAGAAATATTTAATAAAATTTTTAATACTCAAATATACAAGGAAATGTATGATAGCTTTTTAAAGGAAGCTGTTGATAAATACAAAGAGGAAGTAAAAGATTTAAGTTATCAGTTAAACTCTTTAAAAGATAATATGGAAGATAAGGAACAGGTTTTAAATTTTCTTAAAGATGAAGAAAAAGAAAAGAAAAATCTACAAGAAAATCAGGGAAAAATCTTATCTGTGGAAAAAACTTTATCCAATGAAATAAAAGACTATGAAACAACAGAAATAGAATTGGATACTTTAATTAAAAATATAAAAGATGAAGAAATTAAAATAAAAAAATATATAGGTCTTTTAAAGGAAAATATTATTGAGGCTAGACAAGCTAAAAAATCAAAGATAATAGTTGAAAAAACTGAAAAATCTTATCTTGAATATATGGAAATAGAAAATAAATTAAAAGATTTAAGGGAAAATCTTAATAATTTATTGGAAGAACAGAAATTAAATACCCTATATAAAAATAGCATAGAAAAATTAGAATTGAATAATAAAACTTTAAAAGTTGATATTAGTAATTTAGAAGAAAATCTTTCTAAAAATTCTGAAATAAAAGATAATTTAGAGAAAGAAATATTAGAACTTGAAAATAAAGAAAAAAACTTAAATTTAAAATTAAAAGAATACACAAATTTACTTGATAAATTAGTGAAATTAGAAGATCTTAAAAAAGAAAAAGTAGAAGGCAAATTAAAAAAGACGACAGAAATTGACATTCTTCAAAAAGATTTATTTTCTAAAAAAGATTTATTTAAGATAATTAATATTGGTGAAATTGAAAAAAAGTTATCTAATTTTCAAGAATTAGAAAAAGAAGTAAAATTTTTAGAAGAACAAAAAATAATTTTTGAAACTGAAATAAAAACTTTAAAAAAATCAAGTAAAGAGCTAACAGATAAAGTTTGTCCTTTTTTAAATGAAAATTGTGAAAATTTAAAGGATAAAGAAGCAGGGGACTATTTTTCTTCTAAAATATCATTAAAAACAGAAGAACTAGAAAAAGTTAAAGAAGTTATAAAAGAAAAATCTCAAATTTTATTAGAAAAAGAAGTTTTTGAAGATAAGAAAAAACAATATTTTGAGCTAAAAAAATTAATAGAAAATATTGAAATTTCTTTAAAAAATGAAGAACTTAATTTAAAAGAAATAGAATTAGATATTAAAACTTTGGATATGAATATTCAAAAACTTATTGAAAATCAAGACTTTAAAGATAGTCTAATGCTAAGAGAAAAGAAAAAGGAATTGGAAGTAGAGCTTAGAAATTTAAACTTAGATGAAAAAAGAGAAAACTTAAAAAATCTTGTTGAAAATTTAGATTTAGAAAAGACAAAGATTTTAAAAAATCAAGATTTAATAAAAGAAAATATAATTCAAATTGGTGTATATTCAAAAAAAATAAAAATGGATACAGATACAAATATTGAAAATTCAAAAATAGAAATAAAGAATTTTGAAAATAAACTTGATATTTTGAAAAATTCATATAATGAATATATGAAAAATATTATCTTTGCAGAAGATTTAGAAAATTTACTTATAAAAGTAGAAAAAAATATCAAAGAACTTTATTCTTTAAGGGCTAATAAAAATTTATTAAAAGAAAAATCTTTAATTTTAAAAGAAAAAATAAAAAATATAAAAATAGATGAGCTGAAAGAAAAATATATTATGATTAAAGAAGAATTAAATGACATCAATAAAAAATTAGGTTCATCACAAGAAAAAATTGAAAACTATAATAAGATATTAGAAAAAATATCTTCACAAGAAGAAAAACAAAAGAAATTGCTTATTGAATTTAAAAAATTAGAAAATAAATTAAATAAGGCAAATTTAATAAGAAATGAAGTAGGACAAATGGGCAGAGCTATTTCTAAGTATATGCTTAGTGGCATTAGTAATATTGCAAGTGTCAATTTTAATAAAATAACAGGTAGAACTGAAAGAATTGAGTGGAGCAATGAAGAAAAAGATAAATATGCTGTGTATCTAGTGGGACAAGAAAGAAAAATTGCCTTTGAGCAACTTTCAGGAGGAGAGCAAGTTTCTGTTGCAATAGCAATAAGGGGAACTATGACAGAATATTTTACTAACTCTAAATTTATGATATTAGATGAACCTACAAATAACTTAGATACTGAAAGAAAAAAACTACTTGCAGAATATATGGGAGAAATTTTAAATAATTTAGACCAAAGTATTATAGTTACTCATGATGATACATTTAGAGAAATGGCAGAAAAAATAATAGAATTATAG
- a CDS encoding epoxyqueuosine reductase QueH, with product MKINYDLKMEDILKEVVQSGKKKRLLIHSCCGPCSSSVLEYLKEYFKIDIYYYNPNITFDYEYYARKQEQKEMLKKLNYDMNVIEGVYNPKEDFFAKIKGLENEKEGGQRCYSCYDIRIGATAKKAKEEGYDFFSTVLSISPMKNVNYINEIGEKYSKEYDIPFLFADFKKKNRYLRSVQISKELNMYRQEYCGCVFSKVEKEQRDKEKAEREKQEGAIKND from the coding sequence ATGAAAATAAATTATGATTTAAAAATGGAAGATATTTTAAAAGAAGTGGTACAGAGTGGAAAGAAAAAAAGATTGCTTATTCATTCTTGTTGTGGACCTTGTAGTTCATCAGTTTTAGAATATTTAAAAGAATATTTTAAAATAGATATATATTATTACAACCCTAATATTACTTTTGACTATGAGTATTATGCTAGAAAGCAAGAACAAAAGGAAATGTTAAAAAAATTAAACTATGATATGAATGTCATAGAGGGAGTTTATAATCCAAAAGAAGATTTTTTTGCCAAAATAAAAGGACTTGAAAATGAAAAAGAGGGAGGACAGAGATGTTACTCTTGCTATGATATAAGAATAGGTGCAACAGCTAAAAAAGCTAAGGAAGAAGGCTATGATTTTTTTAGCACTGTTTTGAGTATAAGTCCTATGAAAAATGTAAACTATATAAATGAGATAGGAGAAAAATATTCTAAAGAATATGATATACCTTTCTTATTTGCTGATTTTAAAAAGAAAAATAGATATTTAAGATCTGTTCAAATTTCAAAGGAATTAAATATGTATAGACAGGAATACTGTGGTTGTGTATTTTCAAAAGTTGAAAAAGAGCAAAGAGATAAAGAAAAAGCAGAAAGAGAAAAACAGGAGGGGGCAATAAAAAATGACTAG
- a CDS encoding toxin-antitoxin system YwqK family antitoxin has protein sequence MKKIFVVLMFVFYGLLNFSQAKDVKITLYDEKNFELDFNMKLMMGLIKAENDSKYQKLVNYIDENLTSKNKVNYITNINLKKLVIEVFSENGDLLYKGKISKESAKLLSNTLELARNLPLTINGKWQERDNFFDKLTENVNITKLNGKVILSVEENAENKYGKTTIIIENILKRELTDSEKKELLNLKEVNLLYSYKKYMESESLKGYDNEKLEIIKEDRNLKMIFERMFKDNKSIKQEIEYADDNRLKGISRKYEYGILKHETFFEDPFIVLVKQYYPDGTLMTEIHYNKGEIDGEMKGYYQNGKLKYISPYTNGKINGHYKAYDDNENLTEELLYKNGRFIEQIYKE, from the coding sequence ATGAAAAAAATATTTGTAGTTTTGATGTTTGTTTTTTATGGATTATTAAATTTTTCTCAAGCTAAGGATGTAAAAATAACTCTGTATGATGAGAAAAATTTTGAACTAGATTTTAATATGAAACTAATGATGGGTTTAATTAAAGCTGAAAATGATTCAAAATATCAAAAGTTAGTAAACTACATTGATGAAAATTTAACTTCAAAAAATAAAGTAAATTATATAACTAATATAAATTTGAAAAAATTAGTCATAGAAGTATTTTCTGAAAATGGAGATTTACTTTATAAAGGTAAAATTTCAAAAGAAAGTGCTAAGCTTTTAAGTAATACTTTAGAATTAGCTAGAAATCTTCCATTAACTATTAATGGAAAATGGCAAGAAAGAGATAATTTTTTTGACAAATTAACAGAAAATGTTAATATAACAAAACTTAATGGAAAAGTAATATTGTCAGTTGAAGAAAATGCAGAAAATAAATATGGTAAAACAACTATTATAATAGAAAATATATTGAAAAGAGAATTGACTGATAGTGAAAAAAAAGAACTTTTAAATTTAAAAGAAGTGAACTTACTATATAGCTATAAAAAATATATGGAAAGTGAAAGTTTAAAAGGATATGATAATGAAAAATTAGAAATAATAAAAGAAGATAGAAATTTAAAAATGATTTTTGAAAGAATGTTTAAAGATAATAAAAGTATTAAACAAGAAATAGAATATGCGGATGATAATCGTTTAAAAGGTATTTCTAGAAAATATGAATATGGAATATTAAAACACGAAACTTTTTTTGAAGATCCTTTCATAGTATTAGTTAAACAATACTATCCTGATGGTACTTTAATGACAGAGATACATTATAATAAAGGTGAGATAGATGGTGAAATGAAAGGTTACTATCAAAATGGTAAATTAAAATATATATCTCCATATACAAATGGAAAAATAAATGGGCATTATAAAGCTTATGATGATAATGAAAATTTAACTGAAGAACTATTATATAAAAATGGTAGATTTATTGAACAAATTTATAAGGAATAG